A region of Larimichthys crocea isolate SSNF chromosome X, L_crocea_2.0, whole genome shotgun sequence DNA encodes the following proteins:
- the tmod1 gene encoding tropomodulin-1 isoform X1, which translates to MSVLRKEMEKYRDVDEDELLKKLSEEELQRLEDELEELDPDNALLPAGMRQKDQTKKAPTGTFQRDNLLAHLEKQAKEHPDKEDLVPFTGEKRGKAFVPKKRVDPIIESVTLEPELEEALASASDAELCDIAAILGMHTLMSNQQYYEALASSTIVNKQGLNSVIQCTQYKPVPDEEPNSTDVEETLLRMKRNDPDLVEVNLNNIRNIPIKTLKAYAEALMKNTVVERFSIVGTRSNDPVAFALAEMLKVNTTLKSLNVESNFITGTGILSLIESLQSNTTLQELKIDNQSQPLGNKVEMEIASMLEKNTTLLKFGYHFTQQGPRLRGSNAMMNNNDLARVVRSESDGSFTLTLSVPELERAFGKKFKSKTNKKEKA; encoded by the exons ATGTCGGTGTTGaggaaggagatggagaagTACAGGGACGTAGATGAGGACGAGCTGCTGAAAAAACTGTCAGAGGAAGAGCTGCAGCGATTAGAGGATGAATTAGAAGAGCTGGATCCTGAT AATGCATTGTTGCCAGCGGGTATGCGACAGAAGGACCAGACAAAGAAAGCTCCGACAGGAACGTTTCAGAGAGACAACCTGCTGGCTCACCTGGAGAAACAGGCCAAAGAGCATCCTGACAAAGAAGACCTGGTGCCCTTCACAGGGGAGAAGAGAG GGAAAGCCTTCGTGCCTAAAAAGAGGGTGGACCCCATCATAGAGAGCGTGACTCTGGAGCCGGAGCTAGAAGAAGCCTTGGCTAGTGCCTCTGATGCTGAACTCTGTGATATCGCAG CTATCCTAGGTATGCACACCCTGATGAGTAACCAGCAGTACTATGAAGCCCTCGCCAGCAGCACCATAGTCAACAAGCAGGGCCTCAACA GTGTAATCCAGTGTACCCAGTATAAACCAGTCCCTGATGAAGAACCCAACTCCACTGACGTAGAAGAGACACTGTTGAGAATGAAGAGGAACGACCCGGACCTGGTCGAAGTCAATCTCAACAACATCAGG AACATCCCCATCAAGACCCTGAAGGCGTACGCTGAGGCTTTGATGAAAAACactgtggtggagaggtttAGTATTGTAGGAACCAGAAGCAACGACCCTGTAGCATTT gcCTTAGCAGAGATGTTGAAGGTGAATACGACACTGAAGAGCTTGAACGTTGAGTCCAACTTCATTACAGGGACTGGAATCCTGTCCCTCATAGAGTCACTGCAGAGTAACACCACACTACAGGAGCTCAAGATAGATAATCAG AGCCAGCCGTTAGGCAACAAGGTGGAGATGGAGATAGCCAGCATGCTGGAGAAAAACACCACGCTGTTGAAGTTTGGATATCATTTCACCCAGCAGGGCCCACGCCTCCGAGGCTCCAATGCCATGATGAACAACAACGACCTGG CCCGAGTCGTCAGGTCAGAGTCGGACGGATCCTTCAccctcactctgtctgtccctgaGCTGGAGAGGGCCTTTGGGAAAAAGTTCAAGTCTAAGACTAa TAAGAAAGAGAAGGCTTGA
- the cplx2a gene encoding complexin 2, like, with protein sequence MNFVMKAAMGGGPPDVGKMLGGEEKEEDPDAAKKEEERQEALRQQEEERKAKYAKMEAERENMRQGIRDKYGLKKREEAEAEAAATAEEPAAGSLTRPKKAVPAGCGDEEEEESIMDTVMKYLPGPLQDMLKK encoded by the exons gaGGTCCTCCTGATGTGGGCAAAATGCTGGgtggggaggagaaggaggaggacccCGACGCAGCCAAGAAAGAGGAAGAGCGACAGGAGGCGctgaggcagcaggaggaggagaggaaggccAAATATGCCAAGATGGAGGCTGAGAGGGAAAACATGAGGCAAGGCATCAGGGATAAG TATGGCTTGAAAAAGCGAGAGGAGGCCGAGGCCGAGGCAGCAGCCACCGCGGAAGAGCCCGCCGCCGGCAGCTTGACCCGACCTAAGAAGGCCGTGCCGGCCGGTTGCggggacgaggaggaagaggaaagcaTCATGGACACAGTGATGAAATACCTGCCAGGCCCGCTGCAAGATATGCTGAAGAAGTAG
- the tmod1 gene encoding tropomodulin-1 isoform X2, protein MSVLRKEMEKYRDVDEDELLKKLSEEELQRLEDELEELDPDNALLPAGMRQKDQTKKAPTGTFQRDNLLAHLEKQAKEHPDKEDLVPFTGEKRGKAFVPKKRVDPIIESVTLEPELEEALASASDAELCDIAAILGMHTLMSNQQYYEALASSTIVNKQGLNSVIQCTQYKPVPDEEPNSTDVEETLLRMKRNDPDLVEVNLNNIRNIPIKTLKAYAEALMKNTVVERFSIVGTRSNDPVAFALAEMLKVNTTLKSLNVESNFITGTGILSLIESLQSNTTLQELKIDNQSQPLGNKVEMEIASMLEKNTTLLKFGYHFTQQGPRLRGSNAMMNNNDLVRKRRLEGGPIFPKCRTNV, encoded by the exons ATGTCGGTGTTGaggaaggagatggagaagTACAGGGACGTAGATGAGGACGAGCTGCTGAAAAAACTGTCAGAGGAAGAGCTGCAGCGATTAGAGGATGAATTAGAAGAGCTGGATCCTGAT AATGCATTGTTGCCAGCGGGTATGCGACAGAAGGACCAGACAAAGAAAGCTCCGACAGGAACGTTTCAGAGAGACAACCTGCTGGCTCACCTGGAGAAACAGGCCAAAGAGCATCCTGACAAAGAAGACCTGGTGCCCTTCACAGGGGAGAAGAGAG GGAAAGCCTTCGTGCCTAAAAAGAGGGTGGACCCCATCATAGAGAGCGTGACTCTGGAGCCGGAGCTAGAAGAAGCCTTGGCTAGTGCCTCTGATGCTGAACTCTGTGATATCGCAG CTATCCTAGGTATGCACACCCTGATGAGTAACCAGCAGTACTATGAAGCCCTCGCCAGCAGCACCATAGTCAACAAGCAGGGCCTCAACA GTGTAATCCAGTGTACCCAGTATAAACCAGTCCCTGATGAAGAACCCAACTCCACTGACGTAGAAGAGACACTGTTGAGAATGAAGAGGAACGACCCGGACCTGGTCGAAGTCAATCTCAACAACATCAGG AACATCCCCATCAAGACCCTGAAGGCGTACGCTGAGGCTTTGATGAAAAACactgtggtggagaggtttAGTATTGTAGGAACCAGAAGCAACGACCCTGTAGCATTT gcCTTAGCAGAGATGTTGAAGGTGAATACGACACTGAAGAGCTTGAACGTTGAGTCCAACTTCATTACAGGGACTGGAATCCTGTCCCTCATAGAGTCACTGCAGAGTAACACCACACTACAGGAGCTCAAGATAGATAATCAG AGCCAGCCGTTAGGCAACAAGGTGGAGATGGAGATAGCCAGCATGCTGGAGAAAAACACCACGCTGTTGAAGTTTGGATATCATTTCACCCAGCAGGGCCCACGCCTCCGAGGCTCCAATGCCATGATGAACAACAACGACCTGG TAAGAAAGAGAAGGCTTGAGGGAGGACCCATCTTCCCCAAGTGTCGGACAAATGTGTAG